In Phenylobacterium zucineum HLK1, one DNA window encodes the following:
- the rho gene encoding transcription termination factor Rho, whose translation MQDDTQDFPEAETADPAAQDAEPQVAETPAEETDAHADADEPSEAAKAIAAMGLTRMSLQELKDKSPSDLLAFAEQLEVESANSMRKQDMMFAILKTLAEEGVEIEGSGTLEVVQDGFGFLRSPEANYLPGPDDIYVSPSQIRKFGLRTGDTVVGAVRAPREGERYFALVKVDQINFEPPENVRHKVLFDNLTPLYPDERLRMEIDDPTLKDRSGRVIDIVAPLGKGQRCLIVAPPRVGKTVMLQNIAKSIEKNHPECYLIVLLIDERPEEVTDMQRTVKGEVISSTFDEPATRHVQVAEMVIEKAKRLVEHKRDVVILLDSVTRLGRAYNTVVPSSGKVLTGGVDANALQRPKRFFGAARNIEEGGSLTIIATALIDTGSRMDEVIFEEFKGTGNSEIVLDRKVADKRIFPAIDVLKSGTRKEELITPKEHLQKTYILRRILNPMGAQDAIEFLLDKLRGSKNNDDFFQSMNT comes from the coding sequence CGCCAAGGCGATCGCCGCCATGGGCCTGACGCGCATGAGCCTGCAGGAGCTGAAGGACAAGTCGCCCTCCGACCTGCTGGCCTTCGCCGAGCAGCTCGAGGTCGAGTCCGCGAACTCCATGCGCAAGCAGGACATGATGTTCGCGATCCTCAAGACGCTGGCCGAGGAAGGCGTCGAGATCGAGGGCTCGGGCACGCTCGAGGTGGTCCAGGACGGCTTCGGCTTCCTGCGCAGCCCCGAGGCCAACTATCTCCCCGGCCCCGACGACATCTACGTCAGCCCCTCGCAGATCCGGAAGTTCGGCCTGCGCACCGGTGACACCGTGGTCGGCGCGGTCCGCGCCCCGCGCGAGGGCGAGCGCTACTTCGCCCTGGTGAAGGTCGACCAGATCAACTTCGAGCCGCCCGAGAACGTGCGGCACAAGGTGCTGTTCGACAACCTGACGCCGCTCTATCCCGACGAGCGCCTGCGGATGGAGATCGACGATCCGACCCTGAAGGACCGCTCGGGCCGGGTGATCGACATCGTCGCTCCGCTCGGCAAGGGCCAGCGCTGCCTGATCGTGGCGCCCCCGCGGGTCGGCAAGACGGTGATGCTGCAGAACATCGCCAAGTCGATCGAGAAGAACCACCCCGAGTGCTACCTGATCGTCCTGCTGATCGACGAGCGCCCGGAAGAAGTCACCGACATGCAGCGGACCGTGAAGGGCGAGGTCATCTCCTCGACCTTCGACGAGCCGGCGACCCGTCACGTCCAGGTGGCCGAGATGGTCATCGAGAAGGCCAAGCGCCTGGTCGAGCACAAGCGCGACGTCGTCATCCTGCTGGACTCGGTCACCCGCCTCGGCCGCGCCTACAACACCGTCGTCCCGTCCTCGGGCAAGGTGCTGACCGGCGGCGTGGACGCCAACGCCCTGCAGCGGCCCAAGCGCTTCTTCGGCGCCGCCCGGAACATCGAGGAGGGCGGCTCGCTGACGATCATCGCCACGGCCCTGATCGACACCGGCAGCCGGATGGACGAAGTCATCTTCGAAGAGTTCAAGGGCACCGGTAACTCGGAAATCGTCCTGGACCGGAAGGTGGCCGACAAGCGGATCTTCCCGGCTATCGACGTGCTGAAGTCCGGCACCCGGAAGGAGGAGCTCATCACCCCGAAGGAGCACCTCCAGAAGACCTACATCCTGCGCCGCATCCTCAACCCGATGGGCGCCCAGGACGCCATCGAGTTCCTGCTCGACAAGCTGCGCGGCTCGAAGAACAACGATGACTTCTTCCAGTCGATGAACACGTAA